One segment of Macaca fascicularis isolate 582-1 chromosome 2, T2T-MFA8v1.1 DNA contains the following:
- the OXTR gene encoding oxytocin receptor: MEGELAANWSTEAVNSSAAPPGAEGNCTAGPPRRNEALARVEVAVLCLILFLALSGNACVLLALRTTRHKHSRLFFFMKHLSIADLVVAVFQVLPQLLWDITFRFYGPDLLCRLVKYLQVVGMFASTYLLLLMSLDRCLAICQPLRSLRRRTDRLAVLATWLGCLVASAPQVHIFSLREVADGVFDCWAVFIQPWGPKAYITWITLAVYIVPVIVLAACYGLICFKIWQNLRLKTAAAAAAEAPEGAAAGDGGRMALARVSSVKLISKAKIRTVKMTFIIVLAFIVCWTPFFFVQMWSVWDANAPKEASAFIIVMLLASLNSCCNPWIYMLFTGHLFHELVQRFLCCSASYLKGNRLGETSTSKKSNSSSFVLSHRSSSQRSCSQPSTA; the protein is encoded by the exons ATGGAGGGCGAGCTCGCAGCCAACTGGAGCACCGAGGCAGTCAACTCCAGCGCCGCGCCGCCGGGGGCCGAGGGCAACTGCACCGCCGGACCCCCGCGGCGCAACGAGGCCCTGGCGCGCGTGGAGGTGGCGGTGCTCTGTCTCATCCTGTTTCTGGCGCTGAGCGGGAATGCGTGTGTGCTGCTGGCGCTGCGCACCACGCGCCACAAGCACTCGCGCCTCTTCTTCTTCATGAAGCACCTAAGCATCGCCGACCTGGTGGTGGCAGTCTTCCAGGTGCTGCCGCAGTTGCTGTGGGACATCACCTTCCGCTTCTACGGGCCCGACCTGCTGTGCCGCCTGGTCAAGTACTTGCAGGTGGTGGGCATGTTCGCCTCCACCTACCTGCTGCTACTCATGTCCCTGGACCGCTGCCTGGCCATCTGCCAGCCGCTGCGCTCGCTGCGCCGCCGCACGGACCGCCTGGCAGTGCTCGCCACGTGGCTCGGCTGCCTGGTGGCCAGCGCGCCGCAGGTGCACATCTTCTCTCTGCGCGAGGTGGCTGACGGCGTCTTCGACTGCTGGGCCGTCTTCATCCAGCCCTGGGGACCCAAGGCCTACATCACGTGGATCACGCTAGCTGTCTACATCGTGCCGGTCATCGTGCTCGCTGCCTGCTATGGCCTTATCTGCTTCAAGATCTGGCAGAATTTGCGGCTCAAGACCGCTGCAGCTGCGGCGGCAGAGGCGCCAGAGGGCGCGGCGGCTGGCGATGGGGGGCGCATGGCCCTGGCACGTGTCAGCAGCGTCAAGCTCATCTCCAAGGCCAAGATCCGCACGGTCAAGATGACTTTCATCATCGTGCTGGCCTTCATCGTGTGCTGGACGCCTTTCTTCTTCGTGCAGATGTGGAGCGTCTGGGATGCCAACGCGCCCAAGGAAG CCTCGGCCTTCATCATCGTCATGCTCCTGGCCAGCCTCAACAGCTGCTGCAACCCCTGGATCTACATGCTGTTCACGGGTCACCTCTTCCACGAACTCGTGCAGCGCTTCCTGTGCTGCTCCGCCAGCTACCTAAAGGGCAACCGCCTAGGAGAGACAAGTACCAGCAAAAAGAGCAACTCGTCTTCCTTTGTCCTGAGCCATCGCAGCTCCAGCCAGAGGAGCTGCTCCCAACCATCCACGGCGTGA